A stretch of the Desulfobacter sp. genome encodes the following:
- a CDS encoding flagellar protein FlaB: protein MALRINTNVSALNAHKNMVKNDNQLSTSLERLSSGLRINKAADDASGMSIADSLRSQGMGLGQAIKNANDGINIVQTADAALEESINIVNTIKTKAIQAAQDGQTTESRAAIQADIDKLMEELDIIAKTTSFNGQKLLSGQFTDKKFQIGAYSGETVNISIASSESTKIGHVTTGIFSLEDDKPGTVEIAIYSTLQDKNFQLQATEIAFSNSREDSMAAVADSINKLSDVLGISAQADVTSTTISTIGEGTLSQFSINGIVMNGINVVKNDTDGALVKAINSKSPQHGIRATVDAGGYLTLTSTDGRAIEVKADDEGFSSVFKGQDLSTVGEIKLTQAGANDIVITNVDGGEVVTLTNKMDILKSDAFTMPASFEPGSKITKNSILGAGWTTSQDIVTNAVFTDNLVTTQDSKFAGGSVLGKDSIIQFQGIIYGDVTTSGTSSSTTAPSTLASYSTVSSGSVLAAGTQIGTGVQLEGESVIETTAVTTADNDIASGSILAAGTILASNIHLSGVSVTVEQTPPTTGNSTLASGSTLTPGTILAAQTAIVSGNVVIDATEKTTVDSTIGLGSYLEVGTMIGSATIVSGQDYKIHQTDELTATSSITSGSTLKAGTVLKAGSYVASGGTGITGLDGTTYSGVLTQDVTLLNDYPAGAGDYVNAAAGSTLANKNIMAKAGSIIAEDSSLKAGSKNNADVTLKAGSTLVDDMANISKEITLGKGSILGNTSIMRNGSQFYGRVELASDVNVTKEQVVGIGSTLEKTTTFIKAGSSIGGTITLDQDEEVAAGSQMQIERGSTLAQGSLITAGTYLTTDITADDGNVYKAGKTLENDITTAGINVLTDPLTLKQGSIIASGSTITANVGGNSAQAKMSESSTARLSDVDVLTQDNAQTAIAVADATLRDLDKVRADLGSVQNQLNSTIANISTTRVNVLSAESTIRDVDFADESGNFTKLQILAQAGTFAMSQANASSQNILSLLQ, encoded by the coding sequence ATGGCACTTAGAATCAATACCAATGTGTCGGCGTTGAATGCACACAAGAACATGGTAAAAAACGACAACCAGCTGTCCACATCCTTAGAACGCCTATCTTCAGGCTTACGGATCAACAAGGCGGCAGATGATGCTTCGGGTATGTCCATTGCCGACTCCCTCCGCTCCCAGGGAATGGGTTTGGGCCAGGCCATCAAAAATGCCAATGACGGTATCAATATTGTTCAGACTGCAGATGCGGCCCTGGAAGAATCCATTAATATCGTCAACACCATCAAGACCAAAGCCATCCAGGCGGCCCAGGACGGCCAGACCACAGAATCAAGGGCTGCCATCCAGGCGGATATAGACAAATTGATGGAAGAGCTGGACATCATCGCTAAAACCACTTCATTCAACGGCCAGAAACTTTTGTCAGGACAGTTTACAGACAAAAAATTCCAGATCGGTGCCTATTCCGGAGAAACCGTAAACATATCCATTGCATCATCCGAATCCACCAAGATCGGCCATGTGACCACAGGAATATTCTCCCTTGAAGATGACAAACCCGGAACGGTTGAGATCGCCATTTACAGCACACTCCAGGATAAAAACTTCCAGCTCCAGGCAACCGAGATTGCCTTTAGCAACTCCAGGGAAGACAGCATGGCAGCCGTGGCTGACTCCATCAACAAACTCTCGGATGTCCTGGGTATTTCAGCCCAGGCCGATGTCACATCAACCACCATATCCACCATCGGAGAAGGCACCTTATCCCAATTTTCAATCAACGGAATCGTGATGAACGGGATCAATGTGGTGAAAAACGACACCGACGGTGCCCTGGTCAAGGCCATCAACTCTAAAAGCCCCCAGCACGGAATTCGGGCCACCGTGGATGCAGGAGGCTATCTGACGCTGACCTCAACCGACGGCAGGGCCATTGAGGTCAAGGCGGATGATGAGGGATTCAGCTCGGTTTTCAAAGGCCAGGACCTGTCCACCGTAGGAGAGATCAAACTCACACAGGCAGGGGCCAATGACATTGTCATCACCAATGTGGACGGCGGAGAGGTGGTCACCCTGACCAATAAGATGGATATCTTAAAATCAGACGCCTTTACAATGCCCGCGTCCTTTGAACCAGGCTCTAAAATCACCAAAAATTCTATTCTGGGGGCTGGCTGGACCACCAGTCAGGATATAGTGACCAATGCCGTCTTTACAGATAATTTAGTCACCACCCAGGACTCAAAATTTGCCGGAGGATCCGTCCTCGGCAAAGACTCCATCATACAGTTCCAGGGGATCATTTACGGAGATGTGACCACCTCGGGCACCTCTTCGAGCACCACCGCCCCAAGTACTCTGGCAAGTTATTCCACCGTAAGTTCCGGCAGTGTACTGGCCGCTGGAACCCAGATCGGCACTGGGGTACAGCTTGAAGGAGAATCTGTAATCGAAACCACGGCCGTCACCACGGCTGATAACGATATTGCCTCGGGCTCTATCCTGGCCGCAGGCACCATCCTGGCATCCAACATCCATCTTTCAGGGGTGAGTGTCACGGTGGAACAGACCCCGCCCACCACCGGGAACAGCACCCTGGCCTCGGGCTCAACCCTGACGCCCGGAACCATCCTGGCCGCCCAGACCGCCATTGTCAGCGGCAATGTGGTGATTGATGCCACAGAAAAGACCACGGTGGATTCCACCATTGGCCTGGGGTCCTACCTTGAGGTGGGTACGATGATCGGAAGCGCCACCATTGTTTCCGGCCAGGACTATAAAATCCACCAGACCGATGAGCTGACCGCCACATCCAGTATCACTTCGGGCTCCACCCTCAAGGCAGGTACCGTACTCAAGGCAGGCTCTTATGTGGCCAGTGGAGGAACCGGAATTACCGGCCTTGACGGAACCACCTATTCAGGGGTCTTAACCCAGGATGTCACCCTGTTAAATGATTATCCAGCCGGGGCCGGTGATTATGTCAATGCCGCAGCAGGCTCTACCCTTGCCAATAAAAACATAATGGCAAAAGCAGGATCAATTATTGCCGAGGATTCCAGCTTAAAGGCCGGTTCTAAGAACAATGCAGATGTAACCTTGAAAGCAGGATCCACCTTGGTGGATGACATGGCCAACATCAGCAAGGAAATCACCTTGGGTAAAGGATCTATTCTCGGCAACACCAGCATCATGCGCAACGGGTCCCAATTTTACGGCAGGGTGGAACTGGCCAGTGATGTCAATGTAACCAAGGAACAGGTCGTGGGTATCGGATCCACCCTTGAAAAAACCACCACCTTTATCAAGGCAGGATCCTCCATCGGCGGTACCATCACCCTGGATCAGGATGAAGAGGTGGCCGCAGGCTCCCAGATGCAGATTGAAAGAGGATCGACTCTTGCCCAGGGCAGCCTGATCACTGCAGGCACCTATCTGACCACGGATATTACCGCAGATGACGGCAATGTCTACAAGGCAGGAAAAACCCTTGAAAATGACATCACCACCGCCGGCATAAATGTGCTGACCGATCCGCTGACCCTGAAACAAGGTTCTATTATTGCCTCGGGCAGTACAATCACCGCCAATGTCGGGGGAAACAGTGCCCAGGCCAAGATGAGTGAATCATCCACGGCCCGGCTCTCGGATGTGGATGTCCTGACCCAGGACAACGCCCAGACAGCCATTGCCGTGGCCGACGCCACGTTGCGGGATCTTGACAAGGTCAGGGCGGACTTGGGTTCAGTACAGAACCAGCTTAACTCCACCATTGCCAATATCTCCACCACCCGGGTGAATGTACTTTCTGCAGAATCAACCATAAGAGATGTTGATTTTGCTGATGAATCCGGCAACTTTACCAAGCTGCAGATTTTGGCCCAGGCAGGGACCTTTGCCATGAGCCAGGCCAATGCAAGTTCCCAGAATATATTGAGCCTGCTTCAATAA
- a CDS encoding IS3 family transposase (programmed frameshift): MEGAHRATGIGASLGGQDSIPDPEVPEKKPRRNFTASYKLRILQEVENCNESGGIGRILRREGLYSSNLADWRKARNKGLLNAMAPRKRGRKSKEKNPLATEVARLQKEKSKLEHKLKQAELIIEAQKKNFSDPGNPTKSGRPQRRRLMNAALTLSHDLGKKPSCEAFGVPRSSFYRFYSPKKQVKSKRGSSPLSLNPDEQQTVLDILHSDTYRDQAPYQVYASLLDKGKYYCSIRTMYRLLHKEHGSVPERRRQVNLPKYKKPELLAPGPNQVWSWDITKLKSVTKWTYFYLYVIMDIFSRYVVGWMVAHREQTALAKRLIEKSCENQNILPGQLGLHADRGASMKSKGVAQLLVDLGVTKTHSRPHVSNDNPYSEAQFKTLKYCPKFPNHFGSIEDARTFCQDFFRYYNKKHYHSGIGLVTPEQFHYGIAKEIYGSRCRTLKEAFIKNPIRFKGKIPRPPALPEAAWINKPEQEEKDKIGA; this comes from the exons ATGGAAGGAGCCCATAGGGCGACTGGAATTGGGGCCTCCTTGGGGGGACAGGATTCAATCCCTGATCCTGAAGTTCCTGAGAAAAAGCCCCGGCGTAATTTCACTGCTTCTTATAAACTGCGTATTCTCCAAGAGGTTGAAAACTGCAATGAATCCGGAGGAATAGGTAGGATACTTCGAAGAGAGGGCCTCTATTCTTCAAATTTAGCCGATTGGCGCAAAGCCCGGAATAAAGGACTTCTCAACGCCATGGCACCTCGAAAGCGAGGGAGGAAATCCAAAGAGAAGAACCCATTGGCAACAGAGGTCGCCAGACTTCAAAAAGAAAAATCTAAATTAGAGCATAAGTTAAAACAGGCGGAACTCATCATTGAAGCCCAAAAAAAAA ATTTCTCAGATCCTGGGAATCCAACAAAATCTGGACGACCTCAAAGGAGACGACTGATGAATGCCGCCCTAACGTTAAGTCACGATCTTGGGAAAAAGCCTTCATGTGAGGCTTTCGGTGTCCCTCGCTCATCTTTTTATAGGTTTTATTCTCCGAAAAAACAGGTGAAATCAAAGCGGGGCAGCTCTCCTCTTTCTTTGAATCCTGATGAACAACAAACGGTTTTGGATATTCTTCACTCGGACACGTATCGAGACCAGGCCCCATACCAGGTCTATGCCTCTCTTCTTGATAAAGGAAAATACTATTGCTCCATCAGAACGATGTATCGGCTTCTTCACAAAGAACATGGTTCTGTGCCGGAACGAAGACGGCAGGTAAATCTCCCGAAATATAAAAAACCTGAATTGCTGGCACCAGGACCGAATCAGGTCTGGTCCTGGGATATTACCAAGTTGAAAAGTGTCACAAAATGGACTTATTTCTATCTGTATGTAATCATGGATATTTTCAGCAGGTATGTTGTCGGCTGGATGGTCGCCCATAGGGAACAAACAGCATTGGCCAAAAGGCTTATTGAGAAGTCCTGTGAAAACCAAAATATATTACCCGGTCAGCTTGGACTTCATGCAGATCGGGGAGCCAGTATGAAATCCAAAGGGGTTGCCCAGCTTCTTGTCGATTTAGGGGTAACCAAAACCCACAGCAGACCGCACGTCAGCAATGATAACCCTTACTCTGAAGCTCAATTTAAAACATTGAAATATTGTCCAAAATTTCCAAATCATTTTGGTTCGATTGAGGATGCAAGAACCTTTTGCCAGGATTTTTTTAGATATTACAACAAAAAGCATTACCATTCTGGTATTGGCCTGGTAACCCCGGAACAGTTTCATTATGGCATTGCTAAAGAGATTTATGGGTCTCGCTGTAGAACTTTGAAAGAGGCGTTTATTAAAAACCCAATACGCTTTAAGGGGAAAATCCCTCGGCCACCAGCTTTACCAGAAGCAGCCTGGATCAACAAACCGGAACAGGAAGAGAAGGATAAGATTGGAGCCTAA
- the fliD gene encoding flagellar filament capping protein FliD → MAGAITTLGIGSGLDLQNILDQLKTAEKAPITAKETQKTELQEKINAYNGVNSKLFSMKSSALSLSLESDFLNTKTSVSDEDILTATANNGIESSSHSIEVVQKAVFSSWQTDGVPSKDTIIYEGPDTGIASKDESVTTESSTMAIKYGALESQQAIDIDLNPGMSLTQIVGVINSSEANKDEEGNLIVMASLGTIEDGDFYIRLASASPGDSADSQVSVEGADFAVADVTISIGKAGDEDPMYLSVAPGTTYEQIAADINAASDNPGVTASIVDTGTSENPFKLTLTANNTGEENRLVIQNLPMAEMTGADQASLNAIFKVNGVEYQRQTNSGITDVISGVTLNFKKAGETSLGVQRNLDPVKENIKSLVKGFNELIAEIKGSDGDSTSTEDEDDELTSPLADSFDMKSLLSKLSSLITTSINPDSQYINLVDLGVEINKDGTMSLDEDKLEQAVEADPDAVQTLFIGDADAGITGLGDIIDDGITEMVSSQGLVSTEIDSAQIRMENLDKSIEAATARLDKEYDTMTKQFILLDKTISSLNAQSTAMNTIIDSFTKTTEK, encoded by the coding sequence ATGGCAGGAGCAATCACCACTTTGGGCATCGGGTCAGGACTTGACCTTCAAAATATTTTAGATCAGTTGAAAACCGCTGAAAAAGCCCCGATCACAGCCAAAGAAACTCAAAAAACTGAACTTCAGGAAAAAATTAATGCCTATAACGGGGTTAATTCTAAACTTTTTTCTATGAAATCCAGTGCCCTTTCTCTCTCCCTTGAATCTGATTTTTTAAATACCAAAACATCTGTATCAGACGAAGATATCCTGACGGCCACGGCAAATAACGGTATTGAATCCTCCTCCCATTCCATTGAAGTGGTCCAGAAAGCCGTTTTCAGTTCTTGGCAGACCGATGGGGTCCCTTCAAAAGACACCATTATCTACGAAGGGCCTGATACAGGTATTGCATCCAAAGACGAGTCCGTGACCACGGAAAGCTCGACCATGGCCATTAAATACGGGGCACTTGAAAGCCAGCAGGCCATTGATATTGACCTGAATCCCGGGATGAGCCTGACCCAGATTGTCGGGGTAATAAATTCGTCAGAAGCCAACAAGGACGAAGAGGGAAATCTCATTGTCATGGCATCCTTGGGGACCATCGAGGACGGGGATTTTTATATCCGCCTGGCATCAGCATCTCCCGGCGACTCGGCAGATTCCCAGGTCAGCGTTGAAGGGGCTGATTTTGCCGTTGCTGATGTTACCATCTCAATCGGCAAGGCAGGGGATGAAGACCCCATGTACCTGAGCGTGGCTCCCGGCACTACCTATGAACAGATTGCAGCCGACATCAATGCCGCATCAGACAACCCCGGGGTCACGGCAAGCATTGTAGATACCGGCACCTCTGAAAATCCCTTTAAGCTTACACTCACGGCAAATAATACAGGGGAAGAAAACCGCCTGGTCATCCAGAACCTGCCCATGGCAGAAATGACCGGTGCGGATCAAGCCTCTTTAAATGCAATTTTCAAGGTCAACGGGGTGGAATACCAGCGCCAGACCAATTCAGGCATCACCGATGTCATCTCCGGTGTCACCTTGAACTTTAAAAAAGCAGGGGAAACCTCCTTAGGGGTTCAAAGGAACCTGGATCCTGTTAAAGAAAATATAAAATCTCTGGTTAAAGGATTTAATGAACTGATCGCCGAAATCAAAGGAAGCGATGGGGACAGCACATCCACTGAGGATGAAGACGATGAATTAACATCGCCCCTTGCTGACTCCTTTGACATGAAATCCCTGCTCTCCAAGCTCAGTTCTCTGATCACCACCTCAATCAATCCAGACTCCCAATATATTAATCTGGTGGACCTCGGGGTTGAAATCAACAAGGACGGGACCATGAGCCTGGACGAGGACAAGCTTGAACAGGCGGTTGAAGCTGATCCGGACGCGGTGCAGACCCTGTTTATCGGAGATGCGGATGCAGGGATTACAGGGCTCGGGGATATCATTGACGACGGTATTACAGAGATGGTCAGTTCCCAGGGCCTGGTCTCAACCGAGATTGATTCGGCCCAGATTCGAATGGAGAACCTGGATAAAAGTATTGAGGCTGCCACGGCACGGCTGGATAAAGAGTATGATACCATGACCAAGCAGTTTATACTGCTGGATAAAACCATTAGTTCACTCAACGCCCAGTCAACGGCAATGAACACCATTATTGACTCCTTTACCAAGACGACTGAAAAATAA
- a CDS encoding tetratricopeptide repeat protein, translating to MTGKRFLATPFEMNNPLTDKMNQLYAEALQALNSGDLQEALAFSREILAVSPNNVAAMNNVGLVFLKQKEYHSAVEIFEKAVIIDPGIAQLHHNLGLSLHKRNRLNPAAAAYQKALTLDPDYKESLQNLGAALKNLGRPEAAPEYYRRLLELSPDDANARFMLDSLMGTNQEKKAPDEYVADLFDEYADHFEDQLLKKLEYHTPMELKKAFVYFLGGVKQFRHLLDLGCGTGLVGDAFHGFAYRLTGVDLSEKMLEHARGKQLYNQLIKADFRSFLKQYMDRYDLVVAADVLVYTGILDDVFFLLGQRMEIGGYFVFSTEDNPNIHEFSLLKSGRYGHGPMYVQSVALKNNFMVRMCRPVRLRKEKGKWLGGNVFILECMGDK from the coding sequence TTGACAGGGAAAAGATTCTTGGCTACTCCATTTGAAATGAATAATCCTTTAACAGACAAGATGAATCAATTATACGCAGAGGCATTACAGGCATTAAATTCAGGAGATTTACAGGAGGCCTTAGCCTTTTCCAGGGAGATACTTGCTGTTTCCCCTAATAATGTTGCGGCTATGAATAATGTGGGGCTGGTATTTTTGAAACAAAAAGAATACCACAGTGCGGTTGAAATTTTTGAAAAGGCGGTGATCATAGACCCTGGGATTGCCCAGCTCCACCACAACCTGGGGTTGAGTTTGCATAAACGGAACCGGCTGAATCCGGCTGCTGCAGCGTATCAAAAGGCTTTGACACTCGACCCGGATTATAAGGAATCTTTGCAGAATCTGGGGGCCGCACTAAAAAATCTGGGCAGGCCTGAAGCCGCGCCTGAATACTACCGCCGTCTTCTCGAACTTTCTCCTGACGATGCAAACGCGAGATTTATGCTGGATTCTCTTATGGGAACAAATCAGGAGAAAAAGGCACCTGATGAGTATGTGGCGGACTTGTTTGATGAATATGCTGATCATTTTGAAGATCAGTTGCTCAAAAAATTAGAATATCATACCCCTATGGAACTGAAAAAAGCCTTTGTCTATTTTTTGGGCGGAGTAAAACAATTTAGGCATCTACTTGATCTGGGCTGCGGGACAGGGCTTGTTGGAGATGCCTTTCACGGATTTGCATATCGTCTGACCGGGGTGGATCTATCCGAAAAAATGCTTGAACATGCCCGGGGTAAACAGTTGTATAATCAATTGATTAAGGCAGATTTCAGAAGTTTTCTTAAACAGTATATGGACAGATATGATTTGGTTGTTGCAGCAGATGTTCTGGTCTATACAGGAATTCTGGATGACGTTTTTTTTCTGCTTGGTCAAAGAATGGAAATAGGGGGATATTTTGTGTTTTCCACCGAGGATAATCCTAATATCCATGAATTTTCCCTGCTTAAAAGTGGGCGGTACGGCCATGGACCAATGTACGTTCAGTCTGTTGCACTTAAGAATAATTTTATGGTCAGGATGTGTCGGCCCGTTAGACTCAGAAAAGAAAAGGGCAAATGGCTCGGAGGGAATGTTTTTATTCTGGAGTGTATGGGAGATAAATAA